The window CGCTGGCGACTGCTGGCCTTCGGCGGCTTCCTCGGCGTCGTCGTCGGTGTCCTGATCCCGTCGGTCGTCGTGATCGGACTGGGCGCGGCCGCCTTCGCGGTCGGGCAGACCTACGTCACCCTGTCGTTCCGCAGCGGCTTCGCGGCCGGCTGGGCGATGAACGCCCCGATCCTGGGCGGCGGCAAGCGCGGCCGCGGTGAGCGGGGCCGCCAGGAGCCGACCCTCGAGGTCTCCGGCCTGGAGTCGGCGGAGGGCGACGAGGGCGGCGAGCGCGGCGACTACCGCCGTGACGCGGCCTCCTACGCGCAGGGCGACGACTACGACCGCGACGACGTCTTCACCCCCGCGCGTCCCCTCCAGTCGACGGCCGCCGACGGTGCCGCCGTCTACGAGCCGCAGCCCATCCCGGACGACACCGGCTCCTACGGCGTCTACGGCGACACCGGCTACCCGCAGCAGGGCTCGACCCACGACCAGTACGCCGCCACGGCCCAGGGCACCGACCAGTCCTACGCCTACGACTACTCGGGCTACGGCCAGCAGCAGGGCTACGACACCACCGGCCAGCAGCAGTACGCGGCCTACTCCGACCCGTACGTCGGCAACGGGACCTACGGCGGCGGAACCTCGTACGACACCGGCTACGGCGACCAGCAGTACTACGGCCAGCAGCAGGGCTACGGCCAG of the Streptomyces koelreuteriae genome contains:
- a CDS encoding SCO2102 family sporulation regulator codes for the protein MGWAVLYIAFGVVALWLLGEVLLQYKARLRWRLLAFGGFLGVVVGVLIPSVVVIGLGAAAFAVGQTYVTLSFRSGFAAGWAMNAPILGGGKRGRGERGRQEPTLEVSGLESAEGDEGGERGDYRRDAASYAQGDDYDRDDVFTPARPLQSTAADGAAVYEPQPIPDDTGSYGVYGDTGYPQQGSTHDQYAATAQGTDQSYAYDYSGYGQQQGYDTTGQQQYAAYSDPYVGNGTYGGGTSYDTGYGDQQYYGQQQGYGQDQYAGTYGGESPPGGVWVPQQRTDEYGQELPPEQPYPYQDNGQQQPQGNGFDEQYRF